A single Gammaproteobacteria bacterium DNA region contains:
- a CDS encoding thioredoxin family protein, translated as MIEKVQPDFPDLKVTYLDVTQQPEILQKYRVLSSPGIVIDGGLEYTGGLDETVFRARLKALSDKEVTP; from the coding sequence GTGATCGAGAAGGTGCAGCCGGACTTCCCGGACCTGAAGGTGACGTACCTCGACGTGACGCAGCAGCCGGAGATATTGCAGAAATACCGCGTCCTGTCCTCGCCCGGCATCGTGATCGACGGCGGGCTCGAGTACACTGGCGGACTCGACGAGACGGTGTTCCGCGCACGCCTGAAGGCGCTATCAGACAAAGAGGTAACACCATGA
- a CDS encoding heavy-metal-associated domain-containing protein: MTIVRKMFRVEGMHCGACAVSTGMMLKAVQGVKFAHADYDTRSAEVEYDDAQIGPAEMNKALEGLGYRLKEGA, from the coding sequence ATGACCATCGTACGGAAGATGTTCCGGGTGGAGGGCATGCACTGCGGCGCCTGCGCCGTCTCGACCGGCATGATGCTCAAGGCCGTGCAGGGGGTGAAATTCGCGCATGCGGACTACGACACGCGCAGCGCGGAGGTCGAGTACGACGACGCCCAGATCGGCCCGGCGGAGATGAACAAGGCGCTCGAAGGGCTGGGCTACCGGCTCAAGGAGGGCGCATGA
- a CDS encoding sulfite exporter TauE/SafE family protein — protein MDADNTLTDAEKRMRVFFVSTAFVLLSVIIIALVYLATSTTTAATATLSFAGGVSNIFLPCTLPLAFVIVPMSMGMGYRKGLTMALLFGLGLVITLAFYGAAVAVLGKYLGLDQATRIMYVLAGVAALLFGLSELKLIRFELPAYTRTPKWIEERSDYLKVFFLGLFLGNAGVGCPNPITYVLLIYIAGTGNPWDGFWLMGINGVGRALPLVFLSVLGILGVNALPGLLKRKAAVDKFIGWSLVALASFITLNGVFGHLWYEGGVFHEGLNMLVERLGGARLAEADIPIEGIEQKVPFVAWGAWANFALTLGVLFWYWWKNERRITREVWTVLIIFVIWGLALIPVGIKAM, from the coding sequence ATGGATGCCGATAACACGTTGACCGACGCGGAAAAGCGGATGCGCGTGTTCTTCGTCAGCACCGCCTTCGTGCTGTTGTCGGTCATCATCATCGCGCTGGTCTATCTCGCCACCAGCACCACCACGGCGGCGACCGCGACACTGTCCTTCGCCGGCGGCGTGTCCAATATCTTCCTGCCCTGCACCCTGCCGCTGGCCTTCGTCATCGTGCCCATGAGCATGGGGATGGGTTACCGCAAGGGACTGACGATGGCGCTCCTGTTCGGCCTCGGGCTCGTCATCACCCTGGCGTTCTACGGCGCGGCGGTGGCCGTGCTCGGCAAGTACCTCGGACTCGATCAGGCCACGCGCATCATGTACGTGCTGGCCGGCGTCGCGGCGCTGCTGTTCGGGCTGTCCGAGCTCAAGCTCATCCGTTTCGAGTTGCCCGCCTACACGCGCACGCCGAAGTGGATCGAGGAGCGCTCCGACTACCTCAAGGTGTTCTTCCTCGGCCTGTTCCTCGGCAATGCCGGCGTCGGCTGCCCCAATCCCATCACCTATGTGCTGCTGATTTATATCGCCGGTACCGGCAACCCCTGGGACGGCTTCTGGCTGATGGGGATCAACGGCGTCGGCCGGGCGCTGCCGCTGGTGTTTTTGTCGGTGCTCGGCATCCTCGGCGTGAACGCATTGCCCGGTTTGCTCAAGCGTAAGGCGGCGGTGGACAAGTTCATCGGCTGGTCGCTGGTCGCTTTGGCCTCCTTCATCACCTTGAATGGCGTCTTCGGTCACCTGTGGTACGAAGGCGGCGTGTTTCACGAAGGCTTGAACATGCTCGTGGAGCGCCTCGGCGGCGCGCGGCTGGCCGAGGCCGACATCCCGATCGAGGGGATCGAGCAGAAGGTGCCATTCGTGGCGTGGGGCGCCTGGGCCAATTTCGCACTCACCCTCGGCGTGCTGTTCTGGTACTGGTGGAAGAATGAGCGGCGCATCACCCGCGAAGTGTGGACGGTGCTGATCATCTTCGTCATCTGGGGGCTGGCCCTGATCCCGGTCGGCATCAAGGCGATGTGA
- a CDS encoding DUF1622 domain-containing protein, translated as MHELLVQWVGYVVPWIEALGIVAVLWGVLEAFMGLAQRGWLLATQRPMRKYLGAIRLAMGEKMVLGLEFFLAGDIVQTIVVPTWNSLAILGGIVVIRTVIVYFLNLELSRGARQGNA; from the coding sequence ATGCATGAACTGCTGGTTCAATGGGTGGGTTACGTCGTCCCCTGGATCGAGGCCCTGGGCATCGTCGCGGTGTTGTGGGGCGTCCTGGAGGCGTTCATGGGTCTGGCGCAGCGCGGCTGGTTGTTGGCGACGCAGCGCCCGATGCGCAAGTACCTGGGCGCCATCCGCCTTGCGATGGGCGAGAAGATGGTGCTCGGACTCGAGTTCTTTCTGGCTGGCGACATCGTCCAGACCATCGTGGTGCCGACCTGGAACTCGCTGGCGATCCTCGGCGGCATCGTGGTGATCCGTACGGTGATCGTCTACTTCCTGAACCTGGAGCTGAGCCGGGGAGCGAGACAGGGTAATGCGTGA
- a CDS encoding YHS domain-containing protein, with protein MTIDPVCKMQVEPAKAAAKADYDGQMYYFCSAACHKAFTEEPQKYAGAAPHGDRAPPRPV; from the coding sequence ATGACAATCGATCCAGTATGCAAGATGCAGGTGGAGCCGGCCAAGGCGGCGGCCAAGGCGGACTATGACGGGCAGATGTACTATTTCTGCTCCGCGGCCTGTCACAAGGCGTTTACCGAGGAGCCGCAGAAGTATGCGGGCGCCGCCCCCCACGGCGACCGCGCGCCGCCGCGCCCAGTTTAG
- a CDS encoding DUF2933 domain-containing protein, whose product MEWLTQNWIWVLFLVLFIGMHLFGHGGHGGHGGRGGGGCGGGDEQRPADGAQPGKDKPQGHQH is encoded by the coding sequence ATGGAATGGCTAACGCAGAACTGGATATGGGTTTTATTTTTAGTTCTGTTTATCGGCATGCATCTTTTTGGTCACGGCGGCCATGGAGGACATGGCGGCCGTGGTGGGGGCGGTTGTGGCGGCGGGGACGAGCAACGCCCCGCAGACGGCGCACAACCGGGCAAGGACAAGCCGCAAGGCCATCAACATTGA